A part of Paenibacillus donghaensis genomic DNA contains:
- a CDS encoding NAD(P)H oxidoreductase, whose protein sequence is MSVLIVVSHPRKDSLTFKVADRFAQGLAEAGHDYEILDLHGIGFDPVLKGVDEPDLSVEEQSFSPEVEREIKRMKEHDALAFIFPVWWWHLPAMLKGYIDRVWNNGFAYGTNQLHHQHALWIGLAGVSKEQMKKRNYDEMITHLLNVGIADYCGVSNSKVEFLYETLDSNPEHYEMLLNQAHHLGLNYAKEQ, encoded by the coding sequence ATGAGCGTATTAATCGTTGTTTCGCACCCGAGAAAAGATTCCCTGACCTTTAAGGTTGCCGATCGTTTCGCACAAGGTCTTGCCGAAGCTGGCCACGACTATGAGATATTGGATTTACACGGGATAGGCTTTGACCCTGTTTTAAAAGGAGTAGATGAACCTGACTTGTCAGTTGAGGAGCAATCCTTTTCACCTGAGGTGGAAAGGGAAATTAAGCGAATGAAGGAGCATGATGCCTTGGCATTTATTTTTCCGGTCTGGTGGTGGCATTTGCCAGCCATGCTAAAAGGTTATATTGACCGTGTATGGAACAACGGGTTTGCATACGGTACGAACCAGCTTCATCATCAGCATGCTTTGTGGATTGGTTTGGCAGGCGTTTCGAAAGAACAGATGAAAAAGCGTAACTATGATGAAATGATTACTCATCTGCTCAATGTGGGCATTGCAGATTATTGCGGTGTTTCCAATTCCAAGGTTGAATTTTTATACGAGACTTTAGATTCCAATCCCGAGCATTATGAGATGCTGCTTAACCAAGCTCATCACTTAGGGTTGAATTATGCCAAGGAACAGTAA
- a CDS encoding winged helix-turn-helix transcriptional regulator: MTEKRENSVQKKYKVGVEAALEVMGGKWKPLIIYHLMTGRKRTSELRRLMTGITQKMLTTQLRGLEKDEIVTRKVYTEIPPKVEYELTAYGWGLKPALDHLCYWGEEHLEKVHGEKSKVLEEF; the protein is encoded by the coding sequence ATGACTGAAAAGAGGGAAAATAGCGTTCAAAAAAAGTATAAAGTTGGAGTAGAGGCAGCACTAGAAGTAATGGGGGGGAAATGGAAGCCTTTAATCATCTATCATTTGATGACTGGACGGAAACGGACGTCTGAGCTTCGACGGTTAATGACTGGTATTACTCAAAAAATGCTGACCACTCAACTAAGAGGCCTGGAAAAGGATGAGATTGTTACACGAAAGGTTTATACAGAGATCCCACCTAAAGTGGAGTATGAGTTAACGGCGTACGGCTGGGGACTAAAACCCGCGCTAGACCATTTATGCTATTGGGGAGAAGAACACCTGGAAAAGGTTCATGGGGAAAAATCCAAGGTTTTGGAAGAGTTTTAA
- a CDS encoding glycosyl hydrolase 115 family protein: MIRYTRRMIAVMITIALFVGMMPAYAASNPSSEDGGMVSEAGKVGDFPLAANGTAAAIWVDVAEKAPVRRVVKDLKEDIKRVTNLDANVSSAAALPPGPVVIVGTLAGSAQIKALVTEGKITANEVNAIKDEWEAYLIKVVDENTLVITGSDSRGAIFGVYELSERMGVDPWYFFADAAIKSRNAVYVTANTSVTDMPDVRYRGVFLNDEEKLSRWAKDVFKDPETMGPQTYAKIFELILRLKGNYIWAAMHVNSINNVPGNIDLVQEYGIVLGSSHPDMLLRTNTHEWDEWKKNYVVQKGVNPDTIQYDYTVSKEAVLQYWRESIERHKDTDAQWTLGMRGIHDEAFNVKNLMEPAYNYLGGDLEERKAALMNEIIREQQNLLQEILGQDKYENSFQAFIPYKEVLPIYNHPKFDLPENVTVIWCDDNHGIMRRVPDAAERAREGGHGLYYHVSYWAPVDQSYMWLNSIPLALMGEELSKSWDHHIRKSWILNVGDIKPQEAEMTFFIRYGWDVEKYKNQADQFLKDWTSEHFGSQYSDEAADILTTFYQHTNVRKLEHMKVDLFNQTHYGDESSKRVAVYQDLFNRTAAIYHALPEAQKLSFYELVQSKINWAYYVNKAYYYADRSNLAFDQGRMASADAFLKLSQEADLAKKAEIARYSTMADGKWKGFIDPENASPPVINQLPPGTPALVLGEPSMGVVVQGEKMPQENSRVVFSPYNQDGKFIQVFNKGASSINWTAAADQPWVQLSAAAGTVSDETRLWVTIDQMEAHKGATAAITITDTAANTNKTIQVAIENPAMALSAIQGYAEADGYVSIEAEHYSRLNTNSDKTWQIVHDLGRAFGGDVVRAFAPDLSAVDETAITSAAPSLEYDINLTSAGQFPLEIYRIPTLNSKGKVRFAVSVDNETPIVVESAAADEGQGTIWVSNIFHMIEKHVVNMPALSAGKHTVKLWMVDSYIMIDKMVLYTGPEGVIPTELGPDESYHHEYNTKFSPGIDLLPWTSTVAEPINIPAGWGGGAVVEADGKVSVEAEYAMEHVLDSESQITSDMKAYTLSKRDKAAQVAGKIPNAWRLTQSDTGMAMRLPDLGGQWSENAEFPVYSPELTYKINFSNTGTYNVWVRWRYVDNASDSIRGGLDGSLGNFSTDVFFSNNLDEKWHWKNVGKVNVATADEHSFSLWMREDGLYVDRIYLTKSGETPTDALWNPSLRAGSTAGLRLQAAVNAKRAGMSGTSYPLGDALGHYRQAAYDSLMSALNAADALAKSGRATEQQADEALNAITAAETALAHSLVLTRDGMTYNAFRDFSGDKAGKYPYGFNVEGMTNGATATVQKEGGNQFLRLTTTSTAGKADLFLPYAGEVKAASNQRIVIEYRARFNGNFQYANGAMVRNDSGTNNYSMVTAFENASGVHQIKVHKGTSNADKVSVKAFNYNQWHTFKMVGNWDARTYTVYMDNDPVPVAADFSFRNTGGSKLTGQRFGLDNMPGGSIDYDDFKVSIINPAKPETPNDITGVTPVSLPPVALGTDKAVVLNSLPNKVGVTLGSGDKAKLNVTWDNETYDASKSGEYIFTGTITLTGTITNTNDHKAAAKVTVARIKIATVGDSITFGSDSAGPIKPEDKYPAKLQSLLGGNYEVANFGVSGASMLNKGTDTGGAKKGYVHQGKYMESKAFQPDVVIIMLGTNDSKVLNWHPYKAEYVDDALALIQSYRDLDTHPVVYLATSPTVVPGSNRYGIQADVLHNEIVPLQKQIARIADSSFIDVHDATKNATLDQFPDYVHGNAAGYTWIANAIHAGITADPEPKAPRITQVHPVAMKSPSGQTPKSL, encoded by the coding sequence GTGATCAGATATACAAGACGTATGATTGCAGTGATGATCACGATCGCACTTTTTGTCGGGATGATGCCCGCCTATGCAGCCAGTAATCCATCCTCTGAGGACGGAGGAATGGTTTCGGAAGCGGGGAAAGTTGGCGATTTCCCTCTAGCGGCTAACGGAACGGCAGCGGCCATCTGGGTTGACGTCGCGGAGAAAGCGCCGGTCAGACGAGTGGTGAAGGACTTGAAGGAGGACATCAAGCGAGTCACCAATCTGGATGCCAATGTGAGTAGCGCGGCCGCCCTGCCCCCAGGTCCCGTCGTGATCGTGGGCACACTGGCTGGCAGCGCTCAAATTAAGGCGCTGGTCACCGAAGGGAAAATCACCGCAAATGAGGTAAACGCTATTAAAGATGAATGGGAAGCCTACTTAATCAAGGTGGTGGACGAAAACACCCTGGTCATCACAGGCTCGGATTCTCGCGGAGCCATCTTTGGCGTATACGAGCTCTCGGAACGAATGGGTGTAGATCCTTGGTATTTTTTCGCTGACGCAGCAATCAAAAGCAGGAATGCGGTCTATGTAACGGCCAATACTTCAGTCACTGACATGCCCGATGTGCGGTACCGCGGTGTTTTCCTCAATGATGAGGAGAAGCTCAGCCGCTGGGCAAAGGATGTATTCAAAGACCCGGAAACGATGGGTCCGCAAACCTATGCCAAAATCTTCGAGCTCATTTTGCGGCTGAAGGGCAACTACATCTGGGCGGCTATGCATGTCAATTCGATTAACAATGTACCGGGCAATATTGATCTGGTGCAGGAATACGGCATCGTGCTGGGCTCCAGTCACCCCGATATGCTCCTGCGGACGAACACCCACGAGTGGGATGAGTGGAAAAAGAACTATGTCGTACAGAAGGGTGTTAATCCCGACACGATTCAATATGACTACACTGTAAGCAAGGAGGCTGTGCTCCAGTACTGGCGGGAAAGCATCGAACGCCATAAAGACACCGATGCGCAATGGACACTGGGTATGCGGGGGATACATGATGAGGCTTTCAATGTGAAGAATCTCATGGAACCTGCCTATAATTACTTGGGCGGTGATCTGGAGGAGCGGAAAGCTGCCCTTATGAATGAGATCATCCGGGAGCAGCAGAATCTGCTTCAGGAGATACTGGGCCAGGATAAATATGAGAATTCCTTCCAGGCATTTATCCCGTACAAGGAAGTCCTGCCTATCTATAATCACCCCAAATTTGATCTGCCCGAGAATGTGACAGTGATCTGGTGCGACGATAATCACGGAATCATGCGGAGGGTACCTGATGCTGCAGAACGTGCACGCGAAGGCGGACACGGGTTATACTATCACGTTTCCTACTGGGCTCCTGTCGACCAAAGCTATATGTGGCTCAATTCGATCCCCCTTGCCTTGATGGGTGAGGAGCTCAGCAAGTCTTGGGATCATCATATTCGGAAGTCCTGGATACTGAATGTGGGCGATATCAAGCCGCAGGAAGCCGAGATGACCTTCTTTATCCGTTACGGATGGGACGTAGAGAAGTACAAGAACCAGGCGGATCAATTTCTGAAAGACTGGACTTCTGAACATTTCGGCAGCCAGTATAGCGACGAGGCAGCTGATATTCTCACTACTTTCTACCAGCACACCAACGTTCGCAAGCTTGAGCATATGAAGGTTGACCTGTTCAACCAGACTCACTATGGAGATGAGAGTTCCAAGCGGGTGGCGGTATATCAGGATTTGTTCAACCGCACCGCCGCTATCTATCATGCACTGCCTGAGGCGCAGAAGCTGAGCTTCTATGAACTGGTGCAGTCCAAAATTAACTGGGCGTATTATGTCAATAAAGCCTACTATTATGCGGATAGAAGCAATCTGGCTTTCGATCAGGGCAGGATGGCTTCCGCCGATGCGTTTCTCAAGCTTTCGCAGGAGGCTGACCTGGCCAAGAAAGCGGAAATTGCGCGTTACAGTACGATGGCAGATGGCAAATGGAAGGGATTCATTGATCCCGAGAATGCGTCGCCTCCCGTCATTAATCAGCTTCCCCCCGGCACGCCGGCGCTGGTGCTGGGAGAACCGTCCATGGGCGTGGTCGTGCAAGGCGAGAAAATGCCCCAGGAGAACTCCAGGGTGGTCTTCTCCCCTTACAACCAGGATGGTAAATTCATCCAAGTCTTCAACAAAGGAGCCAGCAGCATCAACTGGACTGCCGCCGCCGATCAGCCTTGGGTACAGCTCTCCGCCGCGGCAGGAACCGTCAGCGACGAGACCCGTCTCTGGGTTACGATTGATCAGATGGAAGCCCACAAAGGCGCAACCGCAGCGATTACGATTACCGATACTGCAGCCAACACGAACAAGACCATTCAGGTGGCGATTGAGAATCCGGCAATGGCCCTGTCCGCAATCCAGGGCTACGCAGAGGCTGACGGCTATGTTTCGATTGAAGCCGAGCATTACAGCCGCTTGAACACGAACAGCGATAAGACCTGGCAAATCGTCCATGACCTGGGTCGTGCTTTTGGCGGTGATGTAGTGCGTGCTTTTGCTCCTGACCTGAGCGCCGTGGATGAGACTGCGATCACCTCGGCTGCCCCCAGCCTGGAGTATGACATCAACCTGACCTCCGCAGGCCAGTTCCCGTTGGAGATATACCGGATTCCCACGCTCAATTCCAAGGGGAAGGTACGCTTTGCCGTATCCGTGGACAACGAAACCCCGATTGTCGTGGAATCCGCCGCGGCCGATGAGGGGCAAGGCACCATCTGGGTGAGCAACATCTTCCATATGATCGAGAAGCATGTGGTGAATATGCCCGCTCTGTCAGCTGGAAAACACACCGTCAAGCTGTGGATGGTGGATAGCTATATTATGATTGACAAGATGGTGCTGTACACCGGTCCGGAGGGTGTCATTCCCACCGAGCTTGGCCCTGACGAGAGTTACCACCATGAATACAATACTAAGTTCAGCCCTGGCATCGATCTTCTGCCCTGGACCTCAACAGTAGCTGAACCGATTAACATCCCGGCTGGCTGGGGAGGGGGAGCTGTTGTTGAAGCGGATGGAAAGGTAAGCGTTGAGGCCGAGTACGCCATGGAACATGTGCTTGATTCCGAAAGCCAGATTACGTCTGACATGAAGGCGTACACCCTTTCCAAGCGGGATAAGGCTGCCCAGGTGGCAGGGAAGATTCCCAATGCCTGGCGCCTTACTCAATCGGACACCGGCATGGCCATGCGCCTTCCCGATCTGGGCGGACAGTGGTCAGAGAATGCCGAATTCCCTGTATATAGTCCGGAATTAACATACAAAATCAATTTTAGCAACACGGGTACGTATAATGTCTGGGTCCGCTGGCGGTATGTGGACAACGCTTCCGACTCTATTCGCGGCGGTTTGGATGGCAGTCTCGGCAACTTCTCGACAGATGTTTTTTTTAGCAATAATTTGGATGAGAAATGGCACTGGAAAAACGTGGGCAAGGTTAACGTCGCCACAGCGGACGAGCATTCCTTCAGCCTGTGGATGCGCGAGGACGGTCTGTATGTAGATCGCATCTACCTGACGAAGAGCGGCGAGACCCCAACCGACGCCCTCTGGAACCCCTCCCTCCGGGCGGGGAGCACTGCGGGACTGAGGCTCCAGGCAGCCGTGAACGCGAAGCGCGCCGGGATGTCCGGGACCTCTTATCCATTAGGTGATGCTCTCGGTCATTACCGTCAGGCTGCCTATGACTCCTTGATGAGTGCGCTGAACGCAGCGGATGCCTTGGCCAAGAGCGGAAGGGCTACAGAGCAGCAAGCTGACGAAGCCCTGAATGCCATTACTGCCGCCGAAACAGCTCTGGCCCATTCTCTCGTCCTTACACGGGATGGCATGACCTATAATGCCTTCAGAGATTTCTCTGGTGATAAGGCGGGCAAATATCCTTACGGCTTTAACGTCGAAGGGATGACCAATGGCGCTACGGCCACTGTGCAAAAGGAGGGTGGGAATCAATTCCTGCGTCTGACCACAACCTCTACTGCCGGCAAGGCCGATCTGTTTCTGCCGTATGCAGGCGAGGTAAAGGCTGCTTCGAATCAGCGTATCGTCATCGAATACCGCGCCAGATTCAACGGCAACTTCCAGTATGCCAATGGCGCCATGGTGAGAAACGACAGCGGTACTAACAATTATTCCATGGTAACTGCCTTTGAAAATGCAAGTGGAGTGCATCAGATCAAAGTGCATAAGGGCACATCCAATGCAGATAAGGTCAGCGTCAAAGCGTTTAATTACAATCAATGGCACACATTTAAGATGGTGGGCAACTGGGACGCCCGGACTTATACCGTCTATATGGACAATGATCCTGTTCCGGTAGCCGCTGACTTCAGCTTCCGCAACACAGGCGGCAGCAAGCTGACTGGCCAGCGGTTCGGACTGGATAACATGCCGGGCGGCTCAATCGACTACGACGACTTTAAGGTTAGCATCATAAATCCTGCCAAGCCGGAGACGCCTAATGATATTACTGGCGTTACTCCTGTTTCCCTTCCGCCTGTAGCTCTCGGCACGGATAAAGCAGTCGTGTTGAACAGTCTACCGAATAAGGTGGGGGTTACACTTGGTAGTGGTGACAAAGCTAAACTGAATGTGACCTGGGATAACGAGACCTATGACGCATCGAAGTCTGGTGAATACATTTTTACAGGAACGATCACCCTGACAGGCACAATAACCAACACCAATGATCACAAAGCTGCTGCCAAAGTGACAGTAGCCCGGATCAAGATCGCCACTGTTGGTGACAGCATTACCTTTGGCTCTGATTCGGCAGGTCCCATTAAGCCCGAGGACAAATACCCCGCCAAGCTGCAAAGCCTGTTGGGTGGAAATTATGAGGTGGCGAACTTTGGTGTAAGCGGTGCCTCCATGCTGAATAAGGGAACCGATACCGGTGGCGCCAAGAAGGGCTATGTGCACCAGGGAAAATATATGGAGAGCAAGGCATTCCAGCCCGATGTTGTTATCATTATGCTGGGAACCAATGACTCTAAGGTGCTGAACTGGCATCCGTACAAAGCAGAGTATGTGGATGATGCTCTGGCGCTCATCCAGAGCTACCGTGATTTGGACACCCATCCCGTTGTATACCTGGCTACATCGCCTACAGTCGTACCAGGGTCTAATCGATATGGCATCCAGGCCGATGTGTTGCATAACGAGATTGTTCCGCTCCAAAAGCAGATTGCACGGATTGCGGACAGTAGTTTTATTGACGTACACGATGCAACGAAGAATGCAACACTGGATCAGTTCCCGGATTATGTACACGGCAATGCCGCTGGCTACACCTGGATTGCCAATGCCATTCACGCCGGCATTACTGCTGATCCGGAACCTAAGGCGCCTCGGATTACCCAGGTTCATCCAGTAGCGATGAAGTCGCCTTCCGGACAGACACCCAAGTCGTTGTAG